AGACAGAGTTTATTCAAAAGGACTTTTTAATAATTATTCTTTTTCCTTTGATGAGATTACAGGATTTAATAAAACTCAAAACTATGTTTCTGTTTTTTCTGGTAAAAAGCGTATGCGAATTTCTAAGTATTTAAAAGATATTGATAAGATACATGCTTGGCTAGATACAAAGTTTCCCAACCTAGATACCATAAGACAAGAGGAAGAAAAAGCAGAAGTAATGAAAAATGCCGATGTTCTTCTTTCTCCATCTTATCAACAAAAATTAAAAACGGCAAAATATGTAACTTATTCATACAATGCTTTAGCTATTGGTAATTCAATGTGGTTAGCTTTTTATCCAAAACCTTATAATTTTGCTGTTTTGGCAGGTATTATTGTTGTGTTGATAGGCATCTTAATTCCCAAATTTTCGTCTGGTCTAATCGCTTATACAGATTCGAAGAGTGATAAAAGACCTACTACAGCGATAGGTTTTACTTTACCGTGTTTGATAGTAGGCTTACGGGCTATGCTTGATGTAAATATATTTGATTATTCTCCTATTTGGACTCCTTCTCTTGTATTAGCTACTCTACTGACTTTAGTAATATCAATAGGAAAAGATTTTATTGTAAAGAAAGTAAGTAGTTATTTTCGTGCTTTGTTTCTTTGGGTACTTTTCTTTGGATATAGTTTTGGTGCAATAACACTCACTAATACTATTTATGATGACACTCCAGCAAAAAAATACAAAGCCCAAATTATAGATAAAAGAATAAGCTCTGGTGATGTAACTACCTATCACTTTGAACTAAATAAATGGCATGAAACAGCTCCAGCAGATGATATACAAGTTTCAGAAGATATGTATTATGAGTTAGAAAAAAATGATAGTATAGATATATATCTAAAAGAAGGAAAATTTGGTATTCCTTGGCTGATACCTAATTAGATAATTTCTAAAAAAATAACCAAAAACCCTCAACGTAAAACCAAATCATTACGTTCTACTTTTATAAACTTCAAAAAAAATGTATATTCTATAAAACAGACATTTATCCTATCTAAAAAATAAGCTGTAAAAGTTTTCTATGCCTTCTACAAACCGTTCTCGTAGTTCACGAAGAAGAAAAGTAAAATATGACTCTTGGCGCAGACGAAATGCACGTCGTACATTTCGTTTTATCAATAGTCTTATTTTGGTAATTTCGGTAATTTCTTATTTATCGGTTCTTGTTTCCCCTGAATATTTTTGGATTTCAGGTTTTGTATCAATGCTTATTCCTTTTTGTTTAATAGCCAATGTATTTTTTGTTTTTCTTTGGTGGTGGCGCAAAAGATGGTACGCACTTTATTCCTTATTTGTTTTGATTATAGGTTTTCCATTTTGGCAAGCCAGCATAAGTTTGGGAGGAGTTTGGAAAGAAGACGTAGAAAAAAGTAAAAAATCTTTATCTGTTTTGTCTTATAACGTACGAGAATTTGATGTCTATCAAGAGAGAGATAATAAGCATACAATAACAAAGAATACAATTAAGTGGATAAAAAATGACACTTCAGAGATAAAATGTATTCAAGATTTTTATAATTCAGAAAGTGCCAAAACGTTTAATACTAGAGAACAATTATCAGCACAAGATTCAGACAACCCTTATTACTTTCATGTTCGTTATACCTCTGCTAATCATAATAAGGGACAGTTTGGTATAGCTATTTTTTCAAAATATCCATTTATAAGTAAAGGAGAAGTTCCTTTTAGAGTTCGAACTGATAATGGTGCTATTTTCGCTGATATAGTAAAAGGAAAAGATACAATCAGAATTTATAATGTTCATTTAGAATCAATGAGTATCAATCAAAATGAACTTCAACTCATAGACCAGCCCGAACAAACTTTTTGGTATGCAGGCAAACGGCTCAAAAGAGGCTTTTCTATGCGAGCGCAGCAGGTTCAGACTATTATCAATCATATAGCAACAAGTCCATATCCAGTTATTTTGTGTGGCGATTTGAACGATTTGCCTTATAGTTATACCTATTTCAAACTTCGTAGAAACCTCAAAAACTCTTTTGAGAGTAAAGGATTAGGAACAGGATTTACTTTCAATGGGAAATTATTTTTTCTTAGAATAGACAATCAGTTTTATGATAGTGAAAAGTTAGATTGTATTTACTTCAATACTCATAGAGAAGTTCCTTTTTCAGATCATTATCCTGTTCGTGCAGTTTATGAAATAGAATAAGAAAAAAATTATGTTTTTGAGCATAAATGACTTTCGAAAGTTAAAATGTTTTGATTTTTTGGTATTCTATTCTTTATTTTTGCTTAAAAAAAGCGTTATTTGTAGTATGAAAGAAGAAAAAGAAAAAATAATAGAAGTAAAGGCAAAGCTCAATTTTGAAGAATATCTTCGACTAAATTTTTCGCTATTATTACGTAGCAAAATGGTTTGGTTGAGTATTTTTTTAGCGACCATGCTCATCGTAATGCTTTTAGAGAAACGTATTACAGATGGACAATGGGCTGACTCAGACCTAAAACTTGGTTTACTTTTAAGTTTGATGGTGGTTTTATTTTTAGTTTTACCCATCCTTACTTATTTGAGGACAAAGACGTATTTCGAAAAAAATCCTTCTCTTTCAGAATTAACTACATTTTATTTTGAACCTGAACGCATAGAAGTAGTTACTTTAGAGAGTCATACCACTCTTACTTGGCGAAGAATATATAAAATAAGAGAATTCAAACATTATTTGCTTATTTATCAAAATAGGCATATTGTGTATGTTGTTCCAAAAAAATCATTTGATTCTGTTTCAGATATGGACGCAGTAAAAGAAATGATTCGCACCAAAACAAGATTAGGATATAGGCTCAAGGACTAATTTTGAACCAATAAAAATTTATGAACAGGTCGAAATAATAATTTTTCTCTAATTTATAATTAATTCTATATGCTTTGTTCTGTTTCTAGTTTTGGTTTAGTTTTACTTTTTTTAATTATAGGAGCTTTTTTTGCTCTAATTTCTTTGAGCATTGGAAAAATCTTTCGCCCCCATAATCCAACAAAAGAAAAACTATCTACTTATGAATGTGGAGAAGAAACTGTAATTGGAAGTTGGGGTAAGTTTAATATTCGTTTTTATTTGATAGCCTTAGTTTTTGTACTCTTTGAAGTAGAAATTATATTTTTATTTCCTTGGTCAAAAATCTTGATTGATTCTAAATTACAAGCAATAGAAAGTAGTTGGAAAATATATGCGTTCACAGAAGGGTTATTATTTATTCTTATATTAGTAATTGGTTTGGCGTATCTTTGGAAAAATAATTTGTTAGATTGGCAGTTTGATTTTTTACAGAAAGATGAAAAACAAGTATATATATCCAAAAACTTGATACCATCTCAACAAGGCACAAACGAAAAACTAGATATAACAAAAGATTCTAAAAAGGCTATTCCTAACTCTATTTATCAAAAAATAAATACACGTTACACCTAAAGAATTATTATTTAATTAAAATGAATTTGAACAGATAACATCTCACTTTTTATCAAAATCATTATCTAATAACCTCATTATGACTTGGATTAAATTACTTCTTAGCCTAGGTACTGCTTTTGCAGTCTGTTTACTCCTCATTCCCGAAATCATCAAGATTGCTAATGCTCGCAACATACACGATGTACCCAATGAACGAAAAGTTCATACTGGTAAAATTTGTTCTTTTGGAGGAGTAGGAATTTTTTTTGGTTTTATTATTTCTACATTAGTATGGTCTTTTGTAGATATGACGCTGAATATGGAATTTTTACTTGGTGCTGTCTTGGTTATGGTAGTAGTAGGTATGCGAGATGATTTTTTACCTTTGAGTGCTTTTTGGAAATTGATAGGGCAATTTGTAGCAATAGCTGTACTTCTAATTGGGGATATTCGTATTTATTCTCTATATGGTTTTTTGGGAGTATATGAATTACATATCATTTTTAGCTATTTAGTTACTGGTTTTATAGTCATTGTAATTACAAATGCTTTTAATTTAATTGATGGAATTGATGGATTAGCAGGTTCGGTTGCCTTAATTGTTTTTAGTTTTTTCGGACTTTGGTTTGCCTTAGAGGGTAGTTTTGCCCTTTCGGCTATGTGCTTGGCTGTTTTGGGAAGTGTAGGAGGTTTTTTGTATTATAATTACAGTCCTGCCAGAATTTTTATGGGCGACACAGGCTCTTTAATGCTTGGTTTTTTAGCTACTGGTCTTTTAATTATTTTTCTGAATAAAAATGCAGCTTTACCTGAAACAAGCGAGTTACATATTGTTGCTCCTTTGGCTTTGCTTTCTGCTCTGATGGTTTATCCTCTTTTTGATACTATTCGTGTCTTTATGCTGAGAGCTTTGTCTGGGCGTTCTCCTCTTTCACCTGACCGTAATCATATTCATCACTTGCTTTTAGACATCGGTTGTAGTCATTATTATATTGTAGGAATTGTGATTTTTTTGAATATTTTATTTGTGTTTATTTTTACTTTTATCGGACAAATGGGCTATTTATCTGATAATTGGCTAGTTCCTATCATTGTTCTGACAGCAAGTAGTTTAGCTGTTTTTTTACATAGAAAAGTAAAACGAAAACGAGAAACAGTAAATATTTAAAGAGGTCTATAACAGATTTATTCATCTGAGTAAATCTTAGCTACTTGTAATTTATAATTCAAGCTAAATAAAAAAAACAGTATTCCATTTCAGAGAATACTGTTTTTTGTTGAAAAATGTTATTTTATTATCAATTCTTGTTTAGGCTTCTTCCTGTTTTTGTTCTGCCATAATAGTTTCTTTGTCTTGAATTTGATAGTTCTTTAACCACTCTTTTGCTTCCTCAAGATTATCGAAAAAGTGCATAGTATAATTATTATCAGTCATCTCTTCTCCTATCTTTTTGACAGCAAGTTGATTGAAAACATCTTTTGACATCACCACAGCAGCCGTTCTGATGCCAGACTCTAAAAGACGAGGAAACCAATCTTCATTTGTCCATTTTTGGTCTTCTGGCGTAATAGCTCCCATTTCTGCCATGTTTGCAAGCCACCTAGTAACTTCTTTTTCTTTCACTTTCTCCAGTCCTGTATTCATTCCGTGTCTGTACTTTTGGGAAGTGGCAAAACCAATCCATTGCATATGAATACAATTTGTATCTTCGTCATGATGAATAGTAAGGTGTTTTTCTTCAAATAAAGGCATATTATAAAAATTAATATAAATAGTAGTAGTTGATTAATCAAAGCAGAATTTGTTTATCACTACAATTTATATATTTTACTAAAGAATTAAAAATTTAGATTTCATTATTTATTTGCCATATTCCATCAAGAAATCAGCTACCTGTTCTATGAGTTCTTTAGAATGAGTTGGGAAATTAGCAATACGGATTTGAGAATCTTTAAAATTCCCATATCCTTTTCCAATTATAATTCCCTTTTTTTCTAAAAAAGCAACCACATCAGAAGAAGTTCCTTTCTCTACATTTGCTACAATAACTGTTTTAGAGCGTTGAGATTTTTCTTTTACTAAAGGCGATAAAAACTCAGATTGCTCTAAAGTATGATACAATAATTCTGCTTTATAATCAGTTTCTCTTCGAATCATCGCAATTCCCTTTCTATTCATTGCTTCAATTACTTTTCCCAATACAAAAATGGCTAAAACATTTGGCGTTTCAGGAGTTTGATTGTCTTTAGCATATTTATCAAGTTCTAAAAGAGAGTGATATGTTCCGATGCTTTTACCTTTGGCTTCTAATTGTTGAGCTTTATCAATCATTTTTTGATTATAAACCCAAACACCTAATCCAGCAGGAACACCAAAACCTTTTTGTACAGAAAAATAAACAGAATCTATTACAGAAAAATCAAGATTGGCGTAAGGCAATGAAGAAACAGCATCGACAACGATAAGTTTGTCTTTATTTAGTTCTCTAATCTTTGCAATATTTTCGATGGTAAACTGAACACCACTGCTTGTTTCGTTCTGAATAACAGCAATAAGCTCAGCAGAATCAGAAACATCAATATTTTCTACTAAAAAACCCTCACTAAACTCAACTTCATATTTAGATGGGCTAAGATTGAGCTGCTCAGCAAACTGATAAAATTTCTTTGAAAAAGACCCATTTACTAAATGAAAACTTTCTTTTTCTACACAATTTTGAAGAATTCGTTCCCAAATTTCATTGGCAGAACCTGTAAAGGCAATAGAAAAATTATCAGGAATTTGTAAAAGTTCTCTAAGCTGTGTAGTTGTATGCTCAAAAATTGCTTTAAAATCTTTACTACGATGCGAAATTGCCGTTATTTTTTTTTGTAAGGCTTCTTTTATAGCTTCTTCTACTATAAAATAATTTTCAGATGGTCCAGGTGTAAGATAGATTTTCATAAATTATTTAATTTTTCAGATAAGCATTTTGCATCATTTCAAAGGCTTGCAATTTGAGTTTTTGTAGGTCTTGAATCGCCATTCCTTCAGTAGAAATAGGTTCTAAAAATTCTACTTCAACAAATCCTGCTTTTACTCTCCAACTATTTTTAGGAAGCATTTTTCGTGTATTTTTTATTACAATAGGCGCAATAGGAGTTTGGGTTTCGATAGCAACTAAGAAAGCTCCTTCATGAAAACGCAACATATCATGCCCTGAATTATTCATTGTTCCTTCTGGAAAAATCATTACATGAATCTGTTTTCTTAGTTTTTCTTTTACTTGTCTTAGACTACGCCTTTTACTTTCCATACTACTTCTATCAACGATAACACCAATGTATTTGAATATTAGACCAAAAACAGGCATTTTCAAAATCTCAATTTTTCCTAAAGCTCTAAACTGATTTGGAATAGCAAGAGTAATAGCTGGTGAATCTAAAAATGAATTGTGGTTAGCTACAAAAATATAGGGTTGATTTTTTTGAAGTGTTTTTTTGTTTTTTATTTTATAAATAATTCCACTCAAGAAACTAAAACTAAAACCCCAAATCTTCATGATTTTGAAAGCAAAAGTTCCACCTCTTTTCTCATCAATCAAGATTGGAATAATAATAAAAGGCGCACAAACGACCATAATCCAAAAAAAATTAAAGAACGTCCACATCGAAAATGCAATTTGAAAAAGGGTAGTAAAAGGACGCATCAAAACTGTAAGTCCTCTATCTTCAATATAAAGCAAAAATGAATTTCTCAATTCATATAATTTTTCCTGTATCATAATTTAAAAATTCGTTTTTTTTTTCTAGCAAGAAATAGAGGTTATTGTTGTTTATTGGTATTGTTAAGCTAAAATACCAACAAAGATTATGTTAGTTTTTTGGTCAGTTTTACTAAAAACGGTTAGAAAAAGAAACTTCAAACTAACCTATTTTAAAATACTATAACGCAAAAAATTCAATAAAAAATCAAATAATTACAAATATAAGTACAAATAAAGTATCTACCCACAAAAAAACTACTTGAAATAGTTAAATTATTTTTTATAATTATTCTTTTACTGCTTTTGGCTTCCACTCTTCCAAAAACTGCTCAATGGTCTGTGCTTCTTCAATGTTGAAGTCGCCTATTTTTGTACGACGAAGTCCTGAAAGATGTGCGCCTGTTTCTAATTTTTGTCCTAAGTCATGGGCTAAACTTCTGATATAAGTTCCTTTACTACAAACAATTCTCAAAGAAATAATTGCTTCATTTTCTGATAAATTGGATTCTGTTATTTCTAATTCTGAAATTGTTACTTTTCTTGATTTGAGTTTGACTTCTTCGCCTTCTCGGGCAGATTGATAGGCTCTTTTTCCATTTACTTGAACAGCCGAAAAAATAGGTGGAATTTGGTCTATTTCTCCCTGAAAGTCTTTTAATGCACTTTCAATTTTTTCTAGGGTAAGATTAGAAACCTCTTTTTGATTTTCTAATTCTGATTCCAAATCATAAGAAGCTGTCGTAAAACCAAAGGTAATTTGAGCAACATATTCTTTTTCTTGTCCTTGAAAATCTTCAATTTGCTTTGTCATTTTGCCCGAACAGAGAATTAGTAAACCTGTTGCTAAAGGATCAAGCGTTCCTGCATGTCCGACTTTTACTTTTTTCTTTTGTTCATATTTTTTGATAGCATAACGGATTTTGTTTACTACATCAAAAGACGACCAAGTAAGAGGTTTGTCTATCAAAATTACTTTTCCTTGTGAAAATATTCCTTGTTCTTCTTGCATTTTTCTTTACTCCTATTTTATAAATTTATTTTTAAGAAATATTCTCTATTTCTTTGTCATTCCCTTCCTCTTGATTTTTTCTTATTTCTTTATAAAGTGTATTTTCTATTCGTTTATCAGGAACAATCCATAAAAAAGCAACACCTAAATATATAGAAATAGAAATCCATTGACTTACAAAAGAAAGAGGAACGGCAAGAGCATACAAAACTAGTGAAATTTTACTTTTATAGTTTTTTCCAATAGCTTTATTTAATACTGAGTCTTTCCCATGAATTTTGAGAATCAAATATTGCAAAATGAAATAAGCAACAGCACTCATAAACAAAACCACTCCATATAAGGCACTTGGAACAGCTGAAAAACTAGTTCTTCCTACCCAACCAGAAGCAAAAGGAATCAAAGAAAGCCAAAAAAGCAAATGTAGATTTGCCCAAAGCACTTTTCCATTTACATACTCAGTAGCTTGAAATAGATGATGATGATTGTTCCAATAAATCCCTAAATATAAAAAACTCAAAATATAACTTAAAAAAATAGTATATACTTCACCCAAATCGTGTAAAGCAGCCTCTGCCGGAACTTTCATCTCTAAAACCATAATGGTGATAAGGATTGCCAAAACACCATCACTAAACGCTTCTAACCTACTTGATTTCACTTGCTTCTATTATAAAGATAAACTTGAAAAAATTATTTATTCAATGCCATGAGTTGTTTCTACATTGGCATCATTCCAGCTTTCAATTCCTCCATCTAGTTCAATGATATGTTCGAAACCCATTTCTTTTGCTTTTTCTACAGCTTTTGCACTACGTCCACCTGATTTGCAGTAGATAAAAAGTGGCTTATTTTTTTCCAACTTATTCAATTCTTCTCCAAAACTAGCATCATTAAAATTAATGTTTTTTGCTTTAGAAATATTTCCTTGTTCATATTCTTGAGTTGTCCTGACATCAATGAGATTAAAACTCTTCAACTCTGTCATTTCAACTGCAAAATCCTGAGGTATTAACTTTTCTATTTTTTGAGGGGAAGTATTTTCTGTAGAACTTTTATTTTCATCTTTGTTATTGGTACAAGAAAATAATAAACTAATGATGATTAGAAGAAAGAATATATTTTTCATTTTGTATTTGTTTTTTTGTAGGGAAAAATAATTTTTGATTGTTTAAATAGCGTGTGCAGTTTCCATTTTGGCTTCTTTCCAACTTTCCATTCCACCATCTAATTCGATAATGCGTTCGAAACCCATTTCTTTTGCTTTTTCTACAGCTTTTGTACTACGTCCACCTGATTTACAGTAAATGAGTAATGGTTTAATTCGTTCTAGTTTATCTAATTCTTCTTCAAAATTACTTGCATTAATGTCTATATTTTTGGCTCTCGGAATACTTGCCTGATCAAATTCTTTTGGTGTTCTGACATCAACAATATTATAAACTCTCAATTCAGTCATTTTATTACTAAATTCTTGAACTTCAAGTTTCTCTATTTTCTGATGTATAGTATATTCTGTATTTTCTTCTACAACTTTCGTATTTGTAGAGGTTTCCTCAGTTTTTTTAGTTTCATTACAAGAAGTAAAAAAAATAAATAGACTAAAGAGAAGTAAGATTGATTTTTGCATTTTTTTATATTCTTAATTAATTATTTTTTTTATAAAAAACAACAGCCTTTTTAAAATAAAAAGACTGTTTATAAATTTTATTCAGAAAATATAGTTTACACGTTTACGTGTCTTTCAGCGTGGTAGGAAGAGCGAACTAAAGCACCCGATTCTACATATTTTAACCCTCGTTTTAAGCCCTCTTCTCTGTAAAAGTCAAAAACTTCTGGATGTACGTATTCAGTAACAGCAAGGTGCATTCTTGTAGGCTGCATATATTGTCCGATTGTCAGAATATCACAACCATTTTTTACAAGGTCGTCCATTGTTTTCAAAACTTCTTCGTTTGTTTCTCCCAAACCTACCATAATTCCTGTTTTGGTACGCTTTCCATATTCTTTTGTACGCTTGATTTGCTCTAAACTACGTGCATAACGAGCCTGTGGACGTACACGTTTGTAAAGTTTTTCAACTGTTTCTATATTATGAGAAACTACTTCTTGTCCTGCCGAAATCATTACTTCTAAAGCTTCCCAGTTTGCTTTTGTATCTGGAATAAGCGTTTCTATGGTTGTAGATGGAGAAAGCTCTTTTGTAAATTTTACGGTATTGTGCCAAATTTCTGCTCCTCTATCTTTGAGTTCATCACGATTTACAGAAGTAATAACAGCATGTTTGACTTTCATAAGACTGATTGCTTCAGCTACTCTTCTTGGCTCATCAGTATCATATTCAGGTGGTCTTCCTGTCTGAACAGCACAAAAAGAACAACCACGAGTACAAACATTTCCCAAAATCATAAAAGTTGCTGTACCTGCCCCCCAACATTCGCCCATATTCGGACAATTTCCACTTTGGCAAATAGTATGTAATTTATGTTTACTCACAAGCTCATTTACTTGTTTGTAATTTTCTCCAACAGGCAAACGGACACGTAACCAATCAGGTTTTTTGCCATTTAATTCTTCTGGAGTTTTATTTTTTTCGTTTATATTTATAACTGGTAATTCTATCATATATATAAGAAGACAGTTTTAAAGCTGTCTATTTTAAGTAATTTTATATTCTCAAACACCTTTTAAGGCATTTGCTTCTTTTAGACAAAGATACAAAACTCTACTCTTTTTATCATACTTTTGTGTATTGATAATCTATCGTCTTACTTAGTGTTTCGCCTTCGTAATGACGTTCTCTTATCAGTTTGGCATCTTTAAAAATAGATACTTTTTTGGTAAAAGTATTATTTGTAGAATTTGTTTTTATTTCAGACTTAGCAAACGGACTCATAAAATTTTGATTGATTATTTGCCATAATGTTCCATCTTGATAAATATATTCTAAACTAGAATAGGAAAGTAAATTTTCTCCTTCTCTCACTTCAGTTCTGACAAAAGTAGGTGCATTTGTTTTTTCTTGATACGAATAAAAAACGACAGTTTGAGTATTAGTTTCGTAATTAGTATAATGTGTTTTTTGAAGCAAAACTTGATTATTTACTCCTTTTGTATAGGTATAAATTTTATCTTCTAATGGCTTTTTGTCATCTATAAAAACGACTTCTTTAGTTCGCTGACGTGTATTTTCATCAAAATAAGTAATATATTTTTTATGGACAGGGTTTTGTATCTTTTTATTTCCTCTAAAAATAAAACCTAAAGTTGGTGTTATTTTGCCATCTTTTGTAGGTTCGTAAAAATTAACTACTTCTCTACCAAAAATACTATCAAAAGCTGTATAAGAATACAAAATTCGCCTTACAAGTTCTTTATTATGATAGATTTTTTCTTCTGTAATTTTTCCTCTTTCATCTTTGTATGAAATTCGTTTTTGTTCTCCCCAAACTGGATGTGTGATAATAGTTGTGGGTTCTGAACCATATAAATATTTTACATTTACAATTCCTTCTGTTGTATATACGTCAAGTCTTTTCAACCTAGCAAGTGTATCATAAATATAGTTCGTTTTCAGGTCTTGTAAAGGTTCTTCAACACTCATTAATCTTCCTTGATTGTCATAATTATGAACGCTATGTTTTTGAGAAGCTTTGTCTGAGGTAGTAGTTTGCCAAGCAACGATTTGATTTTGGGCAAGCGTTTTTGTAAAAAACAGGCTAAAAAGTAACGCAAAAAATAAATTCAATGTACGCATAAGTGATAAAATTTGGTTTTTCTTTCTGATATTTTCTCTTTACAACCTCAACGTAGAATAATAGTTTTTTGATACAACTTTATGAAGCAAAATTATAATCTGTAATGTATGTAGTAGAAAAAATGTATTTCATCTTTAATTACCTTGAAGTTTATACTCTACCAACCCTAGAAATTTAATAAAAACAAATCATTTTACCTTTAGTTAATCAATACATAGAAAATCTAGTAATTAAATTAAAAAACGTTTAACAAAACTATCTAAAATTATGGCAAGTACATTCATAGTCGTCTATAAAAACGGTGAAACCAAAGACTTAGAAGCTCAAAACAAAGCAGACCTTATTGTGGAATATTTTGAAGGCAACAGACAAAAATTTAAAGATGAAGTAAAACTCATTCGTTGGCAACAAGGAACAGTTAGCTACTCAGAAGATATAGAAAATGGAGAAATAGATGAAAATATTGCTACTGCTGACACCAACCCTTATGGCTGGAGAAATGAAGCAAATGAAGCAGGAAAGCCTATTGATACAGAGGAAGATGTCGATAATATACCCAAATCAACAGATAGATTATAGTTTTGATTATTTTTACAGTCTAATTTTATTCAAAATTGAATTCAAATTGTTACCTTTGTAGCACTTTTAAAAAATTCAAAATTCATTTTCTGTTAATTTTTTCTCAAAATAATTATGGTGCATACTGCAAACCTCTCTACAGACCGTATTTCTGAACTTCTAGGTCAAGATTCTGAAACTCTTCTTAATTTTTCTACACCTGCTATTTCAAAAGAGCGTTTACACGTTCCTAGTCCTGATTTTGTAGATAAAATTTTTACTAACTCAAATCGCAATCCACAAGTTTTGCGTAGTTTGGGACAGCTTTATGGTTCAGGTCGTTTGGCTAATACAGGTTATGTTTCTATTCTTCCTGTTGATCAAGGCATCGAACATACAGGAGGCGCATCTTTTGCACCAAATCCAGATTATTTTGATCCAGAAAACATTGTAAAATTGGCTATTGCAGGAGGCTGTAATGCTGTTGCGACCACTTTTGGCAATCTTGCTTTAATGTCAAGAAAATATGCTCATAAAATTCCTTTTATTGTAAAAATCAATCACAACGAACTGCTTACTTACCCAAATAAATTTGACCAAATTATGTTTGGTTCGGTAGAAAGTGCATGGAATATGGGTGCAGTCGCTGTTGGAGCAACTATTTATTTTGGTTCAGAAGAATCTACTCGTCAAATTCAAGAAGTAGCTGCAGCTTTTGAAAG
This is a stretch of genomic DNA from Bernardetia sp. MNP-M8. It encodes these proteins:
- a CDS encoding TMEM175 family protein, which translates into the protein MKSSRLEAFSDGVLAILITIMVLEMKVPAEAALHDLGEVYTIFLSYILSFLYLGIYWNNHHHLFQATEYVNGKVLWANLHLLFWLSLIPFASGWVGRTSFSAVPSALYGVVLFMSAVAYFILQYLILKIHGKDSVLNKAIGKNYKSKISLVLYALAVPLSFVSQWISISIYLGVAFLWIVPDKRIENTLYKEIRKNQEEGNDKEIENIS
- the lipA gene encoding lipoyl synthase — translated: MIELPVININEKNKTPEELNGKKPDWLRVRLPVGENYKQVNELVSKHKLHTICQSGNCPNMGECWGAGTATFMILGNVCTRGCSFCAVQTGRPPEYDTDEPRRVAEAISLMKVKHAVITSVNRDELKDRGAEIWHNTVKFTKELSPSTTIETLIPDTKANWEALEVMISAGQEVVSHNIETVEKLYKRVRPQARYARSLEQIKRTKEYGKRTKTGIMVGLGETNEEVLKTMDDLVKNGCDILTIGQYMQPTRMHLAVTEYVHPEVFDFYREEGLKRGLKYVESGALVRSSYHAERHVNV
- a CDS encoding rhodanese-like domain-containing protein — protein: MKNIFFLLIIISLLFSCTNNKDENKSSTENTSPQKIEKLIPQDFAVEMTELKSFNLIDVRTTQEYEQGNISKAKNINFNDASFGEELNKLEKNKPLFIYCKSGGRSAKAVEKAKEMGFEHIIELDGGIESWNDANVETTHGIE
- a CDS encoding class I fructose-bisphosphate aldolase translates to MVHTANLSTDRISELLGQDSETLLNFSTPAISKERLHVPSPDFVDKIFTNSNRNPQVLRSLGQLYGSGRLANTGYVSILPVDQGIEHTGGASFAPNPDYFDPENIVKLAIAGGCNAVATTFGNLALMSRKYAHKIPFIVKINHNELLTYPNKFDQIMFGSVESAWNMGAVAVGATIYFGSEESTRQIQEVAAAFERAHELGMATILWCYARNSNFKKDGVDYHVAADLTGQANHLGVTIQADIIKQKLPENNGAFNNIAFAKTHKKVYSDLSSDNPIDLCRYQVANCYMGRIGLINSGGASSGASDMAEAVKTAVINKRAGGSGLISGRKAFQRPFNEGVELLNAIQDVYLNDGITIA
- a CDS encoding rhodanese-like domain-containing protein; amino-acid sequence: MQKSILLLFSLFIFFTSCNETKKTEETSTNTKVVEENTEYTIHQKIEKLEVQEFSNKMTELRVYNIVDVRTPKEFDQASIPRAKNIDINASNFEEELDKLERIKPLLIYCKSGGRSTKAVEKAKEMGFERIIELDGGMESWKEAKMETAHAI